One segment of Pleuronectes platessa chromosome 21, fPlePla1.1, whole genome shotgun sequence DNA contains the following:
- the fbrs gene encoding autism susceptibility gene 2 protein homolog isoform X2, producing the protein MEGPSRSTGFRQSRRSRSQRDRERRRRRVDLAEQRATSLSSGSDREACGKNTVLGPGGRESRPGFGRHRPPRRRKRESVSCEEDIIDGFAIASFISLEALEMDCSLKPSQRTDMPGRRNKGKRGPEENGRGPLSEPEEGAQHGYPGLKNRNKRRRIEGHPLETGYICDTESDTGDKASDNEMDPVFTVSTRKVMEPVPSTIGTTNGKTFPALPARCGGVSRLMVTPRVSGLERSHEKNLEQHFPEPVTSSTSSDSFGLPSPVAASCVVPRPLSKPKSFLTLPGRAHSIYNINNRSNTPVKPPSASSVASSSSSMRPPTPSTSVSLPYIRPSGPLRPPSRASSGALYTSSPGLPPPPPLLQGPAHSVAAERDGRRSVPGAENNAAAAGRSTPGGPSASSTTPGSSGRTSQNQTSIQPMAFQYHQHNHQHQHTHTHQHFTPFLHPTATAQPLFDKYAGKMDGLYRHPFFPQYPPPSVPSIQPVIPPTGPFSSLQGAFQPKGTGPDLSARLGVVPHHLQPKDPRLTDPFGTSLKVSNKPGKWCAMHVYVAWMILSHQKKVKLMHADTHKPDLRSELLARLPGAGGLGPLGPMGGALPPNHDLTRPPSLFSATGAVNPSSAPFISPSTPHSSFLAPTAHLDPYGRSPPFTPLGALGTGAFGGLGSPTLAGSMFGPKDSPAGLSNPNHQEAWNRLHGGPSGFPIGPNWAKGADKRDERDRGKEGERRDIPHIKDEKDRDNMLYGRQPVRMSPVGPSFKQRSSTPVSHINGHSSSLGASSGPIEDLTRSFNRDGERERDRDGDKRPLPTGSSRAPPLGSSSLVADRDRPRSSSSSVLTTPPPSNRSAPSPLDLYPRTMAPAAHSHHSEPSHSQRDGNIPTSSSASASVTSLSQVRKPDRTPTPVSKPPMLLQPVKVKEERKEEPEHIPITLPPPAHNHNFERPNSHPHHHRSGTPSSSLSLTPTPGVQLQPPTPNHSHPHFALLDRSRAIEAYMGGVAGPPGLVMGPGERFSHGPHQGPPQGPHSFTWDPWRELAAQQQHQHRREAMALRSDPHLALRSDPHLARLLQHQRLLEAERAAAVAAAHHPPTSSASNPGVRQEFGLMAHHFDRSHQLGRGGGLMDEEQHAQILREDFERARYFGMHPHLPPGAHLSGPSHAATAAHLEQLHPGLLAHSLPHGASAASHHHHAGLYARLGPLNPHHMANGLLAKNPGGMVGVPPPLIPSMTSRSSTPPRRLAGPGELQLYSAHKDGESR; encoded by the exons ATGGAGGGCCCGAGCCGAAGCACTGGGTTCCGGCAGAGCCGACGCTCCCGTTCCCAGCGCGACAGGGAGCGGCGGCGCCGGAGAGTGGACCTGGCCGAGCAGCGGGCCACGTCCCTGTCCTCGGGCTCCGACCGGGAAGCGTGCGGGAAGAACACTGTGCTGGGCCCCGGGGGGAGGGAAAGCCGGCCCGGGTTTGGGAGACACAGGCCTCCACGCCGGAGGAAGAGGGAGTCCGTGTCCTGCGAGGAAGACATCATCGATGGCTTCGCTATTGCGAGCTTCATCAGCTTGGAGGCACTGGAG ATGGACTGCTCACTGAAGCCCAGTCAGCGCACTGATATGCCGGGAAGGAGGAACAAGGGGAAGAGGGGGCCCGAGGAGAACGGTCGAGGGCCCCTGTCGGAGCCGGAGGAAGGAGCCCAGCACGGCTACCCCGGCCTGAAGAAtagaaacaagagaagaaggaTAGAG GGACATCCTTTGGAGACTGGCTACATT TGTGACACTGAGAGTGATACAGGAGATAAG GCTTCTGACAATGAAATGGATCCAGTGTTCACAGTCAGCACTAGAAAAG TTATGGAGCCTGTCCCCTCAACCATTGGAACAACCAATGGCAAAACCTTCCCAGCTCTACCGGCCCGTTGTGGTGGCGTCTCACGGTTGATGGTGACACCGCGGGTATCTGGCCTGGAGCGAAGCCACGAAAAAAACCTGGAGCAGCATTTCCCAGAACCTGTTACTTCTTCTACCTCCTCTGACTCCTTCGGCCTGCCTTCTCCAGTCGCAGCCTCATGCGTGGTCCCCCGGCCGCTCTCCAAACCCAAGTCCTTCCTCACTTTACCTGGACGAGCTCACTCCAtctacaacatcaacaacag GAGCAACACCCCAGTCAAACCTCCATCTGCTTCATCGGTTGCGTCTTCGTCATCCTCCATGCGGCCCCCAACTCCCTCTACCAGTGTGTCACTACCCTACATTCGCCCCTCGGGGCCCCTCCGACCTCCATCCCGAGCCAGTTCTGGGGCCCTGTACACATCCTCCCCCGGCTTGCCTCCGCCTCCACCTTTGTTACAAGGTCCCGCCCACTCAGTAGCAGCAG AGCGTGATGGCAGACGCAGCGTCCCAGGGGCTGAAAACAATGCAGCGGCTGCAGGCCGCTCCACTCCTGGTGGTCCATCAGCATCGAGCACCACACCAGGTTCATCGGGCCGGACGTCTCAGAACCAGACGAGCATCCAGCCCATGGCCTTCCAGTATCATCAGCACAACCACCAGcaccaacacacccacacacaccaacacttcACACCCTTCCTTCACCCTACAGCTACTGCGCAACCTCTG ttTGATAAGTATGCCGGCAAAATGGACGGGCTGTACCGACACCCT ttCTTTCCACAATACCCGCCTCCCTCAGTGCCGAGTATTCAGCCTGTGATTCCTCCCACTGGGCCATTCAGCTCCTTGCAAGGAGCGTTTCAGCCAAAG GGAACGGGTCCTGATCTATCTGCACGTCTTGGGGTTGTGCCTCACCACCTGCAGCCCAAAGACCCCAGG CTAACTGATCCATTTGGGACATCGTTGAAAGTCagtaat AAACCAGGAAAATGGTGTGCTATGCATGTTTATGTGGCCTGGATGATTCTAAGCCATCAGAAAAAAGTCAAG CTGATGCATGCTGATACTCACAAGCCGGACCTCCGTAGTGAGCTGCTGGCCCGTCTTCCTGGAGCTGGGGGACTCGGCCCCCTCGGGCCCATGGGAGGAGCTCTGCCTCCCAATCACGACCTCACAAGACCCCCCAGTCTCTTCTCAGCTACAG GTGCAGTCAATCCGTCCTCCGCTCCATTCATCTCTCCATCGACACCTCACTCCTCTTTCCTCGCTCCAACTGCACACTTGG ATCCATATGGTCGTTCCCCACCTTTCACTCCGCTGGGAGCTCTGGGTACTGGTGCCTTCGGCGGACTCGGCAGCCCAACACTGG ctGGCTCCATGTTTGGCCCTAAAGACTCACCAGCCGGTTTGTCCAACCCCAACCATCAAGAAGCATGGAACCGTCTACATGGCGGCCCGTCTGGGTTCCCCATTGGCCCCAACTGGGCTAAAGGGGCGGACaagagggatgagagggaccgggggaaggaaggagagaggagagacatcCCCCACATCAAGGACGAAAAGGACAG AGACAATATGCTGTACGGCCGACAACCTGTGAGAATGTCTCCGGTTGGTCCTTCCTTCAAGCAACGCAGTAGCACCCCGGTCTCCCACATTAATGGTCACAGCAGCAGCCTTGGGGCGAGCAGTGGGCCTATTGAGGACCTGACACGCAGCTTCAATAGAGACGGAGAGCGCGAGCGGGACAGAGACGGGGACAAACGGCCGCTGCCAACAGGGTCTTCACGAGCACCTCCCCTTGGGTCTTCGTCTTTAGTAGCAGACAGGGACAGACCAcgttcttcctcatcctctgtgCTCACCACTCCCCCACCCTCCAATCGCTCAGCCCCATCTCCTTTGGACCTTTACCCCCGCACAATGGCCCCAGCAGCACACAGTCATCACAGCGAACCCTCACACTCCCAAAGAGACGGCAACATCCCTACTTCCTCGTCAGCTTCTGCCTCTGTCACGTCTTTGTCTCAGGTCAGGAAGCCTGACCGGACCCCAACACCTGTGTCCAAACCTCCCATGCTACTCCAGCCAGTAAAGGTCAAAGAGGAGCGGAAGGAGGAGCCGGAGCACATCCCCATCACCCTGCCTCCCCCAGCACATAACCACAACTTTGAGCGCCCCAACAGTCATCCACACCACCACAGGTCGGGtaccccttcctcctctttatCACTAACTCCCACTCCTGGTGTTCAACTTCAACCACCCACTCCAAACCATTCCCACCCACACTTTGCCCTGCTTGACCGCTCAAGAGCCATTGAAGCATATATGGGGGGCGTTGCGGGACCTCCTGGGCTGGTAATGGGTCCAGGAGAACGTTTCTCCCATGGTCCACACCAAGGACCACCACAGGGCCCTCACAGTTTCACCTGGGACCCCTGGAGGGAGCTGGCAGCTCAGCAGCAACATCAACATCGTAGGGAGGCTATGGCCCTTCGGTCAGACCCACATCTAGCCCTGCGATCCGATCCACATTTGGCCCGGCTGCTGCAGCATCAGCGACTTCTGGAGGCTGAGAGGGCTGCAGCTGTAGCAGCTGCTCACCACCCTCCTACCTCTTCTGCTTCCAACCCTGGTGTCCGCCAGGAGTTCGGCCTAATGGCCCATCATTTTGACCGCTCTCATCAGCTCGGGCGAGGAGGAGGCTTGATGGATGAGGAGCAGCATGCCCAGATCCTGAGAGAAGACTTTGAGCGGGCTCGCTACTTCGGGATGCACCCTCACCTCCCTCCAGGCGCTCACCTCTCAGGTCCCTCTCATGCTGCTACTGCCGctcacctggagcagctccACCCTGGCCTTCTCGCCCACTCACTTCCCCATGGAGCCTCTGCTGCTTCTCACCACCACCATGCGGGTCTCTATGCCCGTTTAGGCCCACTGAACCCACACCACATGGCCAACGGCCTGCTAGCAAAGAACCCAGGAGGCATGGTGGGGGTACCGCCTCCACTCATTCCGTCCATGACCAGCCGGTCGTCCACACCTCCCCGCAGACTTGCAGGGCCAGGTGAGCTTCAACTGTACAGTGCCCACAAAGATGGAGAGTCCAGATAG
- the fbrs gene encoding autism susceptibility gene 2 protein homolog isoform X4: MEGPSRSTGFRQSRRSRSQRDRERRRRRVDLAEQRATSLSSGSDREACGKNTVLGPGGRESRPGFGRHRPPRRRKRESVSCEEDIIDGFAIASFISLEALEMDCSLKPSQRTDMPGRRNKGKRGPEENGRGPLSEPEEGAQHGYPGLKNRNKRRRIEGHPLETGYICDTESDTGDKASDNEMDPVFTVSTRKVMEPVPSTIGTTNGKTFPALPARCGGVSRLMVTPRVSGLERSHEKNLEQHFPEPVTSSTSSDSFGLPSPVAASCVVPRPLSKPKSFLTLPGRAHSIYNINNRSNTPVKPPSASSVASSSSSMRPPTPSTSVSLPYIRPSGPLRPPSRASSGALYTSSPGLPPPPPLLQGPAHSVAAERDGRRSVPGAENNAAAAGRSTPGGPSASSTTPGSSGRTSQNQTSIQPMAFQYHQHNHQHQHTHTHQHFTPFLHPTATAQPLFDKYAGKMDGLYRHPFFPQYPPPSVPSIQPVIPPTGPFSSLQGAFQPKPLVPQGTGPDLSARLGVVPHHLQPKDPRKPGKWCAMHVYVAWMILSHQKKVKLMHADTHKPDLRSELLARLPGAGGLGPLGPMGGALPPNHDLTRPPSLFSATGAVNPSSAPFISPSTPHSSFLAPTAHLDPYGRSPPFTPLGALGTGAFGGLGSPTLAGSMFGPKDSPAGLSNPNHQEAWNRLHGGPSGFPIGPNWAKGADKRDERDRGKEGERRDIPHIKDEKDRDNMLYGRQPVRMSPVGPSFKQRSSTPVSHINGHSSSLGASSGPIEDLTRSFNRDGERERDRDGDKRPLPTGSSRAPPLGSSSLVADRDRPRSSSSSVLTTPPPSNRSAPSPLDLYPRTMAPAAHSHHSEPSHSQRDGNIPTSSSASASVTSLSQVRKPDRTPTPVSKPPMLLQPVKVKEERKEEPEHIPITLPPPAHNHNFERPNSHPHHHRSGTPSSSLSLTPTPGVQLQPPTPNHSHPHFALLDRSRAIEAYMGGVAGPPGLVMGPGERFSHGPHQGPPQGPHSFTWDPWRELAAQQQHQHRREAMALRSDPHLALRSDPHLARLLQHQRLLEAERAAAVAAAHHPPTSSASNPGVRQEFGLMAHHFDRSHQLGRGGGLMDEEQHAQILREDFERARYFGMHPHLPPGAHLSGPSHAATAAHLEQLHPGLLAHSLPHGASAASHHHHAGLYARLGPLNPHHMANGLLAKNPGGMVGVPPPLIPSMTSRSSTPPRRLAGPGELQLYSAHKDGESR, translated from the exons ATGGAGGGCCCGAGCCGAAGCACTGGGTTCCGGCAGAGCCGACGCTCCCGTTCCCAGCGCGACAGGGAGCGGCGGCGCCGGAGAGTGGACCTGGCCGAGCAGCGGGCCACGTCCCTGTCCTCGGGCTCCGACCGGGAAGCGTGCGGGAAGAACACTGTGCTGGGCCCCGGGGGGAGGGAAAGCCGGCCCGGGTTTGGGAGACACAGGCCTCCACGCCGGAGGAAGAGGGAGTCCGTGTCCTGCGAGGAAGACATCATCGATGGCTTCGCTATTGCGAGCTTCATCAGCTTGGAGGCACTGGAG ATGGACTGCTCACTGAAGCCCAGTCAGCGCACTGATATGCCGGGAAGGAGGAACAAGGGGAAGAGGGGGCCCGAGGAGAACGGTCGAGGGCCCCTGTCGGAGCCGGAGGAAGGAGCCCAGCACGGCTACCCCGGCCTGAAGAAtagaaacaagagaagaaggaTAGAG GGACATCCTTTGGAGACTGGCTACATT TGTGACACTGAGAGTGATACAGGAGATAAG GCTTCTGACAATGAAATGGATCCAGTGTTCACAGTCAGCACTAGAAAAG TTATGGAGCCTGTCCCCTCAACCATTGGAACAACCAATGGCAAAACCTTCCCAGCTCTACCGGCCCGTTGTGGTGGCGTCTCACGGTTGATGGTGACACCGCGGGTATCTGGCCTGGAGCGAAGCCACGAAAAAAACCTGGAGCAGCATTTCCCAGAACCTGTTACTTCTTCTACCTCCTCTGACTCCTTCGGCCTGCCTTCTCCAGTCGCAGCCTCATGCGTGGTCCCCCGGCCGCTCTCCAAACCCAAGTCCTTCCTCACTTTACCTGGACGAGCTCACTCCAtctacaacatcaacaacag GAGCAACACCCCAGTCAAACCTCCATCTGCTTCATCGGTTGCGTCTTCGTCATCCTCCATGCGGCCCCCAACTCCCTCTACCAGTGTGTCACTACCCTACATTCGCCCCTCGGGGCCCCTCCGACCTCCATCCCGAGCCAGTTCTGGGGCCCTGTACACATCCTCCCCCGGCTTGCCTCCGCCTCCACCTTTGTTACAAGGTCCCGCCCACTCAGTAGCAGCAG AGCGTGATGGCAGACGCAGCGTCCCAGGGGCTGAAAACAATGCAGCGGCTGCAGGCCGCTCCACTCCTGGTGGTCCATCAGCATCGAGCACCACACCAGGTTCATCGGGCCGGACGTCTCAGAACCAGACGAGCATCCAGCCCATGGCCTTCCAGTATCATCAGCACAACCACCAGcaccaacacacccacacacaccaacacttcACACCCTTCCTTCACCCTACAGCTACTGCGCAACCTCTG ttTGATAAGTATGCCGGCAAAATGGACGGGCTGTACCGACACCCT ttCTTTCCACAATACCCGCCTCCCTCAGTGCCGAGTATTCAGCCTGTGATTCCTCCCACTGGGCCATTCAGCTCCTTGCAAGGAGCGTTTCAGCCAAAG CCTCTTGTCCCTCAGGGAACGGGTCCTGATCTATCTGCACGTCTTGGGGTTGTGCCTCACCACCTGCAGCCCAAAGACCCCAGG AAACCAGGAAAATGGTGTGCTATGCATGTTTATGTGGCCTGGATGATTCTAAGCCATCAGAAAAAAGTCAAG CTGATGCATGCTGATACTCACAAGCCGGACCTCCGTAGTGAGCTGCTGGCCCGTCTTCCTGGAGCTGGGGGACTCGGCCCCCTCGGGCCCATGGGAGGAGCTCTGCCTCCCAATCACGACCTCACAAGACCCCCCAGTCTCTTCTCAGCTACAG GTGCAGTCAATCCGTCCTCCGCTCCATTCATCTCTCCATCGACACCTCACTCCTCTTTCCTCGCTCCAACTGCACACTTGG ATCCATATGGTCGTTCCCCACCTTTCACTCCGCTGGGAGCTCTGGGTACTGGTGCCTTCGGCGGACTCGGCAGCCCAACACTGG ctGGCTCCATGTTTGGCCCTAAAGACTCACCAGCCGGTTTGTCCAACCCCAACCATCAAGAAGCATGGAACCGTCTACATGGCGGCCCGTCTGGGTTCCCCATTGGCCCCAACTGGGCTAAAGGGGCGGACaagagggatgagagggaccgggggaaggaaggagagaggagagacatcCCCCACATCAAGGACGAAAAGGACAG AGACAATATGCTGTACGGCCGACAACCTGTGAGAATGTCTCCGGTTGGTCCTTCCTTCAAGCAACGCAGTAGCACCCCGGTCTCCCACATTAATGGTCACAGCAGCAGCCTTGGGGCGAGCAGTGGGCCTATTGAGGACCTGACACGCAGCTTCAATAGAGACGGAGAGCGCGAGCGGGACAGAGACGGGGACAAACGGCCGCTGCCAACAGGGTCTTCACGAGCACCTCCCCTTGGGTCTTCGTCTTTAGTAGCAGACAGGGACAGACCAcgttcttcctcatcctctgtgCTCACCACTCCCCCACCCTCCAATCGCTCAGCCCCATCTCCTTTGGACCTTTACCCCCGCACAATGGCCCCAGCAGCACACAGTCATCACAGCGAACCCTCACACTCCCAAAGAGACGGCAACATCCCTACTTCCTCGTCAGCTTCTGCCTCTGTCACGTCTTTGTCTCAGGTCAGGAAGCCTGACCGGACCCCAACACCTGTGTCCAAACCTCCCATGCTACTCCAGCCAGTAAAGGTCAAAGAGGAGCGGAAGGAGGAGCCGGAGCACATCCCCATCACCCTGCCTCCCCCAGCACATAACCACAACTTTGAGCGCCCCAACAGTCATCCACACCACCACAGGTCGGGtaccccttcctcctctttatCACTAACTCCCACTCCTGGTGTTCAACTTCAACCACCCACTCCAAACCATTCCCACCCACACTTTGCCCTGCTTGACCGCTCAAGAGCCATTGAAGCATATATGGGGGGCGTTGCGGGACCTCCTGGGCTGGTAATGGGTCCAGGAGAACGTTTCTCCCATGGTCCACACCAAGGACCACCACAGGGCCCTCACAGTTTCACCTGGGACCCCTGGAGGGAGCTGGCAGCTCAGCAGCAACATCAACATCGTAGGGAGGCTATGGCCCTTCGGTCAGACCCACATCTAGCCCTGCGATCCGATCCACATTTGGCCCGGCTGCTGCAGCATCAGCGACTTCTGGAGGCTGAGAGGGCTGCAGCTGTAGCAGCTGCTCACCACCCTCCTACCTCTTCTGCTTCCAACCCTGGTGTCCGCCAGGAGTTCGGCCTAATGGCCCATCATTTTGACCGCTCTCATCAGCTCGGGCGAGGAGGAGGCTTGATGGATGAGGAGCAGCATGCCCAGATCCTGAGAGAAGACTTTGAGCGGGCTCGCTACTTCGGGATGCACCCTCACCTCCCTCCAGGCGCTCACCTCTCAGGTCCCTCTCATGCTGCTACTGCCGctcacctggagcagctccACCCTGGCCTTCTCGCCCACTCACTTCCCCATGGAGCCTCTGCTGCTTCTCACCACCACCATGCGGGTCTCTATGCCCGTTTAGGCCCACTGAACCCACACCACATGGCCAACGGCCTGCTAGCAAAGAACCCAGGAGGCATGGTGGGGGTACCGCCTCCACTCATTCCGTCCATGACCAGCCGGTCGTCCACACCTCCCCGCAGACTTGCAGGGCCAGGTGAGCTTCAACTGTACAGTGCCCACAAAGATGGAGAGTCCAGATAG